A stretch of the Brevundimonas sp. MF30-B genome encodes the following:
- a CDS encoding site-specific DNA-methyltransferase produces the protein MSVSILIGDVRARLREMPADSVDCVVTSPPYWGLRDYGVAGQIGLEPTLAEHLAVMVEVFEEVRRVLKPTGTLWLNYGDCYATSPNGRSAADTKAAGTDDRTFRDKPFSTIRGALKAKDLCMVPNRLAIALQEAGWWVRSEIIWAKPNPMPESINDRPATSHEKIFLLSRAPRYHYDADAVRQGRTSDEDANTFRGGAYTGGATDNATTGKRKVRGNKQIATAECADRAGGSSGRRMAGFNERWDAKEKALRASAMAPRHAGHISHTGIEQTPRGEGRNLRNYEPAPVQVWPIATRPFSEAHFATFPPELAERCLRAGCPAGGTVLDPFGGAGTTALVADRMGLDCTIIELNPEYAEIARRRISTEQGMFQAIEVAA, from the coding sequence ATGAGCGTATCGATCCTCATTGGCGACGTCCGCGCCCGCCTGCGCGAGATGCCTGCCGACTCCGTCGATTGCGTCGTCACCTCGCCGCCCTATTGGGGACTGCGCGACTACGGGGTGGCCGGTCAGATCGGCCTGGAGCCGACGCTGGCTGAACACCTGGCTGTCATGGTCGAGGTGTTCGAAGAGGTGCGCCGCGTCCTTAAACCGACCGGGACGCTCTGGCTGAACTACGGCGACTGCTACGCCACCAGCCCGAACGGTCGCAGCGCTGCCGACACAAAGGCGGCCGGCACCGACGACAGAACGTTCCGCGACAAGCCCTTCTCGACCATCCGGGGCGCGCTGAAGGCCAAAGACCTCTGCATGGTCCCGAACCGGCTCGCCATCGCCCTGCAAGAGGCCGGCTGGTGGGTCCGTTCGGAGATCATCTGGGCCAAGCCGAACCCGATGCCCGAGAGCATCAATGACCGCCCGGCCACGTCGCACGAGAAGATTTTCCTGCTGAGCCGGGCGCCGCGTTACCACTACGACGCGGACGCCGTGCGGCAGGGCCGGACCTCTGACGAGGACGCGAACACGTTCCGAGGCGGGGCCTACACCGGCGGCGCTACCGACAACGCCACCACGGGTAAGCGCAAGGTTCGCGGCAACAAGCAGATCGCGACCGCTGAATGCGCAGATCGAGCTGGCGGATCATCCGGTCGCCGCATGGCTGGATTCAACGAGCGATGGGACGCGAAGGAGAAGGCGCTCCGCGCTTCTGCGATGGCCCCGCGCCATGCTGGCCACATCAGCCACACCGGGATCGAACAAACACCGCGCGGTGAAGGCCGGAACCTTCGCAACTACGAGCCCGCGCCGGTTCAGGTCTGGCCCATCGCCACCCGACCGTTCTCCGAGGCTCACTTCGCCACCTTCCCGCCGGAACTGGCCGAGCGCTGCCTGCGGGCTGGCTGCCCTGCTGGCGGAACGGTCCTTGATCCCTTCGGCGGTGCCGGGACCACGGCTCTGGTGGCTGACCGCATGGGCCTGGACTGCACCATCATCGAACTGAACCCCGAGTATGCCGAGATCGCGCGCCGTCGCATCTCAACTGAGCAGGGCATGTTCCAGGCCATCGAGGTGGCGGCATGA
- a CDS encoding helix-turn-helix domain-containing protein, which yields MRITARSVAIFSADHFDLTFADLCSQARPRHIARARQVAMYCMRLLVPRMSLPAIGTMLGGRDHTTVLHGIRTVEALMKRGELIADVDRITAAFAATTDPVADEIAVLEARLAILRAQQAWRPAA from the coding sequence ATGAGGATCACCGCACGCTCGGTTGCGATATTTTCAGCCGACCACTTCGACCTGACCTTCGCGGATTTGTGCAGCCAGGCTCGGCCCCGGCACATAGCGCGCGCCCGTCAGGTGGCAATGTACTGCATGAGGCTCCTGGTCCCCCGGATGAGCCTGCCCGCTATCGGCACCATGCTGGGCGGCCGCGATCACACCACGGTGCTGCACGGCATCCGGACGGTTGAAGCTCTGATGAAGCGCGGCGAGCTGATTGCGGACGTTGACCGGATCACTGCGGCGTTCGCCGCTACGACCGATCCTGTCGCTGATGAGATCGCAGTCCTTGAGGCCCGCCTGGCTATCCTGCGTGCGCAGCAGGCCTGGAGACCGGCAGCATGA
- a CDS encoding helix-turn-helix domain-containing protein — MSVQAITWALEQACATATEKAVLLVVANYVGPDGTTFVGQETISEQACCSVKTVERALATFEGMGWIERERRHRKDGSRTSDLIISKGPKHPERRENVQPDTKSVRRAPNRQPVQTKQTSCPNLPDTVSGLTSFEPLEEPLEEAAAVAQAPETVSPAVVETPALAPASDWPEGDTRRHAELLAQAAQTVRLDPARQPGLTLTAGRLAAWRRDGASWEHDVVPVVTTIAAKRGPLIASWKFFDAAIAQSISDNAAALTLPEARHASPAHVQLSDRQSARRANRDRASAGADWASEVMAARRAL; from the coding sequence ATGAGCGTCCAGGCCATCACATGGGCGCTGGAGCAAGCCTGCGCGACCGCGACGGAGAAGGCCGTCCTGCTGGTCGTGGCCAACTACGTCGGGCCGGACGGCACCACGTTCGTGGGTCAGGAGACCATCTCGGAGCAGGCCTGCTGCTCAGTGAAGACCGTAGAGCGCGCGTTGGCCACCTTCGAGGGTATGGGGTGGATCGAGCGTGAGCGGCGGCACCGTAAGGACGGCTCGCGGACGTCGGATCTGATCATCTCCAAGGGGCCGAAACACCCCGAACGGAGGGAGAACGTCCAACCCGACACAAAGTCGGTTAGGCGCGCACCTAACAGACAGCCTGTCCAAACCAAACAGACATCCTGTCCAAACCTACCCGACACAGTGTCGGGGCTCACTTCGTTTGAACCGTTAGAGGAACCGTTAGAGGAAGCTGCTGCTGTTGCGCAGGCACCCGAGACGGTTTCCCCGGCGGTGGTCGAGACGCCAGCTCTAGCCCCGGCCAGCGACTGGCCCGAGGGCGACACACGCCGCCACGCCGAGCTTCTGGCCCAAGCCGCACAGACGGTCCGCCTCGACCCCGCCCGCCAGCCAGGCCTGACCCTGACAGCCGGGCGCTTGGCCGCCTGGCGCCGCGACGGGGCCAGCTGGGAACACGACGTCGTACCGGTGGTCACGACCATCGCCGCCAAGCGTGGTCCGCTGATCGCGTCGTGGAAGTTCTTCGACGCCGCCATCGCCCAATCGATCTCCGACAACGCAGCCGCCCTGACCCTTCCCGAGGCCCGCCATGCAAGCCCAGCCCATGTCCAGCTTTCCGACCGCCAATCTGCCCGCCGCGCCAATCGAGACCGTGCGTCTGCCGGCGCTGACTGGGCCTCTGAGGTCATGGCTGCTCGAAGAGCCCTCTGA
- a CDS encoding transcription termination/antitermination protein NusG, with product MTANKPCVLEVFSLPEPDPSCRLVWFAMRTKSLCEHKVVIGLRERGFDAYLPAEADWKRNKTGSRERRERPLIPGYVFVGVGPGKSLYFAMQVESATGVVGWDGQAREIDPRFVYGLRARQAAGEFDHTASKRDAFRPGMKAKVLLKGPFQDLIGRILKSGKDGRVELMMCEALNWKASMHVDELKLVEDEKKAA from the coding sequence ATGACCGCGAACAAGCCCTGCGTCCTCGAGGTCTTCTCCCTCCCCGAGCCCGACCCGTCATGCCGGCTGGTCTGGTTCGCCATGCGCACCAAGTCGCTGTGCGAGCACAAGGTGGTCATCGGCCTGCGGGAACGCGGCTTCGACGCCTACCTGCCGGCCGAGGCCGACTGGAAGCGAAACAAGACAGGCAGCAGGGAGCGCAGGGAGCGGCCCCTGATCCCAGGATACGTCTTCGTGGGTGTCGGGCCCGGCAAGTCCCTCTATTTCGCCATGCAAGTCGAGAGCGCGACAGGCGTGGTTGGCTGGGATGGGCAGGCGCGAGAGATCGACCCCAGGTTCGTCTACGGCCTGCGAGCCCGCCAAGCCGCCGGAGAGTTCGACCACACAGCGTCGAAGCGCGACGCCTTCCGGCCTGGCATGAAGGCCAAGGTTCTTCTCAAGGGGCCGTTCCAAGATCTGATCGGCCGCATCCTCAAGTCCGGCAAAGACGGCCGGGTCGAGCTGATGATGTGCGAGGCCCTGAACTGGAAGGCCAGCATGCACGTGGATGAGCTCAAGCTGGTCGAGGACGAAAAGAAGGCGGCGTGA
- a CDS encoding P27 family phage terminase small subunit translates to MEVVSGTGDIVPEPHWRLLLSDELEVASASDYWRMVTTEMRERNTLSPTNRHAIQRLVLAYINFDRCSREVAEHGAVTKPKRGNPKAIARVSPHFTAMREAGSDAATLEAELGLSPRRRSTAAKVERKARSARASDSYLKPVAGRG, encoded by the coding sequence ATGGAAGTGGTTTCGGGCACCGGGGACATTGTACCCGAGCCGCATTGGCGCTTGCTGCTCTCGGATGAGCTGGAGGTCGCTTCGGCCTCCGACTACTGGCGCATGGTTACGACCGAGATGCGCGAGCGAAACACGCTCTCACCCACGAACCGCCACGCCATCCAGCGTCTGGTTCTGGCCTACATCAATTTCGACCGATGCAGCCGAGAGGTTGCCGAGCATGGCGCGGTGACGAAGCCGAAGCGCGGCAACCCAAAGGCTATCGCCAGGGTCAGCCCGCACTTCACGGCCATGCGCGAGGCCGGCTCGGACGCGGCCACGCTGGAAGCCGAGTTGGGCCTGTCGCCCCGCCGCAGGTCAACGGCCGCCAAGGTCGAAAGGAAAGCGAGGTCGGCACGTGCGTCGGACTCGTACCTCAAGCCGGTCGCCGGTCGCGGCTGA
- a CDS encoding terminase large subunit — protein sequence MRRTRTSSRSPVAADPTTRWAQDVVAGRIVSGEFGKFAAARHLKDLANSPGNGLFFDVEAAGRALGFFPAVLTVTAGAMEGKPFVPLPWHTFVVGCLFGWKKASGRLRFRRAWLETGKGQAKSPLMAAIGLYMMGWHGTKRSEVYAIGQDRATANVLFKDAVAMCRANLPDTPDDEEDSLVSRGEVLIRGEGDNAWKIEHPDTGSKFQALANGEAISGPRPSLVTADEIHEFKFATSIETWQRAIAKMPGDAMMLLGTNTPASTQLVGTSYSDFFQRVLKGEVIDDEAFAFIARVDKADRETIFDNEAAWVKALPALDLTFPIENIRGEVTSARSMTSTAMSVKRLYFGIPTGAVDFWIEEGAWAAVQGSVDPNDFRGCPCWASLDLSKKNDLTALTVVWIRDGKLYAKTWYWTTKDGLADRERKANAPLAQWVEDGFVEAHPGAVIDKTFVAAQVAEIFDQHDLQFLAFDAAMIEDFIAACEQIGFAVWRWKGPKEPEGEGLKLVAHAQGTRVMFEDRQLCMPRSIERFEDAILNENVVIDNNPVTYFCAGNALVVEDGQKNRAFDKKRSRGWIDGLVTTAMAVGSALSNDQPTEAGWNDYLATLGVPA from the coding sequence GTGCGTCGGACTCGTACCTCAAGCCGGTCGCCGGTCGCGGCTGATCCCACGACCCGATGGGCGCAGGATGTCGTCGCGGGTCGCATCGTCTCGGGTGAGTTCGGCAAGTTCGCCGCGGCTCGCCACCTGAAGGATTTGGCGAACAGCCCGGGCAACGGCCTGTTCTTCGACGTGGAAGCCGCAGGGCGGGCGCTGGGTTTCTTCCCCGCAGTCCTGACGGTCACGGCCGGCGCCATGGAGGGCAAGCCCTTTGTGCCGCTGCCCTGGCACACGTTCGTGGTCGGTTGCCTGTTCGGGTGGAAGAAGGCCAGCGGCCGTCTCCGTTTTCGCCGGGCTTGGCTTGAGACCGGAAAGGGCCAAGCCAAGTCTCCACTGATGGCCGCCATCGGCCTTTACATGATGGGCTGGCACGGCACGAAGCGCAGCGAGGTCTATGCCATCGGGCAGGACCGGGCGACGGCGAACGTGCTGTTCAAGGATGCGGTGGCCATGTGCCGCGCCAACCTGCCGGATACGCCGGACGACGAAGAGGACAGCCTGGTCAGCCGTGGCGAAGTGCTGATCCGCGGCGAGGGCGACAACGCCTGGAAGATCGAACACCCGGACACGGGCTCGAAGTTTCAGGCACTGGCCAACGGCGAGGCGATCTCGGGCCCGCGCCCCTCACTCGTCACGGCCGACGAGATCCACGAGTTCAAGTTCGCCACATCAATCGAGACCTGGCAGCGCGCTATCGCGAAGATGCCTGGCGACGCCATGATGCTGCTGGGCACCAACACTCCAGCGTCTACTCAGCTGGTCGGAACCAGCTACAGCGATTTCTTCCAGCGCGTCCTCAAGGGCGAGGTGATCGACGACGAGGCTTTCGCCTTCATCGCTCGCGTCGACAAGGCTGACCGGGAAACGATCTTCGACAACGAGGCGGCGTGGGTGAAGGCACTGCCAGCGCTCGATCTGACCTTCCCAATCGAGAACATCCGCGGCGAGGTGACTTCGGCCCGCTCGATGACCTCAACAGCCATGTCGGTGAAGCGGCTGTACTTTGGCATCCCGACAGGCGCTGTGGATTTCTGGATCGAAGAAGGGGCCTGGGCCGCCGTTCAGGGCTCCGTCGATCCGAACGACTTCAGGGGTTGCCCATGCTGGGCCTCTCTCGACCTGTCCAAGAAGAACGACCTGACTGCCCTGACGGTGGTGTGGATTAGGGACGGCAAGCTATACGCCAAGACCTGGTACTGGACGACGAAGGACGGGCTGGCCGACCGCGAGCGGAAGGCGAACGCGCCCCTGGCTCAATGGGTCGAGGACGGATTCGTAGAGGCCCACCCCGGCGCGGTGATCGACAAGACGTTCGTCGCGGCCCAGGTCGCTGAGATATTCGACCAGCACGACCTGCAGTTCCTCGCCTTCGATGCCGCGATGATCGAGGACTTCATCGCGGCCTGTGAGCAGATCGGCTTCGCGGTGTGGCGCTGGAAAGGCCCGAAAGAGCCGGAAGGCGAAGGTCTCAAGCTGGTCGCGCATGCACAGGGCACGCGGGTCATGTTCGAGGACCGGCAGCTCTGCATGCCGAGGTCGATCGAGCGCTTCGAAGACGCGATCCTGAACGAAAACGTCGTCATCGACAACAACCCTGTCACCTACTTCTGCGCCGGCAACGCGCTGGTGGTGGAAGACGGCCAGAAAAACCGGGCCTTCGACAAGAAGCGCTCACGCGGCTGGATCGACGGCCTAGTCACTACGGCCATGGCGGTCGGATCCGCACTGTCGAATGATCAACCCACGGAGGCGGGATGGAACGACTACCTCGCCACCCTGGGGGTGCCAGCTTGA
- a CDS encoding phage portal protein, with translation MIGKALNAIGLKSAPVTQSVRQLRLTETDGWDAEPVWSGVVPTETMVLNLSAAWACVNLLAGTIASLPLMVYRDRGDRREVYRAHPLYRVLHDSPNYDQSAMDFWEGGVAALELRGDMHARIERIGGRIIALHPVFCPTVRRTSSGSLRYRWTENGKSWDEPQENMLHVRGFGGSPLGGMSTLAYGRQVFGLSAAVNQAAGGMFANGMRPSTVIAFKEFLKAEQRDPFERALVEKFVGAMNAGRPYIAEGGSEVKQLSFSPEDAQMLESRAFSVEEVCRLFGVPPHMVGHTEKSTSWGTGLEQQTLAFQKFTLRKRLKRIEQALEKQLLTPADRAAGVTIEFNLEGLLRGDSTARAAFYQSGLQNGWTTINEVRALENLPPVPGGDVPRMQMQNQPITQAGQAPAPAA, from the coding sequence TTGATCGGCAAGGCGCTGAACGCCATCGGGTTGAAGTCGGCGCCGGTCACGCAGAGCGTGCGCCAGCTTCGGCTGACCGAGACGGATGGGTGGGATGCTGAGCCGGTCTGGTCTGGTGTGGTGCCGACCGAGACCATGGTGCTGAACCTCTCGGCAGCGTGGGCATGCGTCAACCTGCTGGCCGGGACCATCGCCAGCCTGCCGCTGATGGTCTACCGCGACCGCGGCGACCGTCGAGAAGTCTACCGCGCGCACCCCCTCTATCGGGTGCTGCACGACAGCCCGAACTACGATCAGAGTGCGATGGACTTCTGGGAGGGCGGCGTCGCAGCCTTGGAGCTTCGCGGCGACATGCACGCCCGGATCGAGCGCATCGGGGGGCGGATCATTGCACTGCACCCGGTGTTCTGCCCGACTGTCCGGCGAACCTCCAGCGGATCGCTTCGCTATCGCTGGACCGAGAACGGCAAGTCCTGGGACGAGCCGCAGGAGAACATGCTGCACGTCCGCGGATTCGGCGGTTCGCCGCTCGGAGGCATGTCGACGCTGGCCTATGGCCGACAGGTCTTCGGCCTTTCAGCCGCCGTCAACCAGGCGGCCGGCGGGATGTTTGCCAATGGCATGCGGCCGTCGACCGTCATAGCCTTCAAGGAGTTCCTGAAGGCCGAGCAGCGCGACCCATTCGAGCGCGCCCTGGTCGAGAAGTTCGTGGGCGCCATGAACGCCGGCCGCCCTTACATCGCCGAGGGCGGTTCCGAGGTGAAGCAACTGTCGTTCTCGCCCGAGGACGCGCAGATGCTGGAGAGCCGCGCGTTCTCGGTCGAGGAAGTCTGCCGGCTATTCGGCGTTCCGCCCCACATGGTCGGCCACACCGAGAAGTCGACCAGCTGGGGGACGGGCCTGGAGCAGCAGACCCTGGCCTTCCAGAAGTTCACCCTGCGCAAGCGTCTGAAGCGCATCGAGCAGGCCCTGGAGAAGCAGTTGCTGACCCCTGCCGACCGCGCCGCGGGCGTGACGATCGAGTTCAATCTCGAAGGCCTCCTGCGAGGCGACAGCACCGCTCGTGCGGCATTCTATCAATCCGGCCTGCAGAACGGCTGGACCACCATCAACGAGGTTCGCGCGCTGGAAAACCTGCCCCCGGTCCCCGGCGGCGATGTCCCGCGCATGCAGATGCAAAACCAGCCGATCACTCAGGCCGGGCAAGCGCCGGCGCCAGCGGCTTAG